One genomic segment of Methanothermobacter wolfeii includes these proteins:
- a CDS encoding DUF354 domain-containing protein: protein MVRLKIWIDITNAPHVRFFRDVITHFQDEGEDVIITARKFGDIHRLMDLFGFEFTSIGKHGVTLDEKLIESTRRAYELSKFISEEKPDVGLSKHSIELPRVTFGLGIPSVYVLDNEHALAANRLTLPLCDHIIMPEVIDLWDIMKTGGDPNVITRYRGTSEIIHFQNFEYNENIFEDLGLKLEREKTILMRPEPSLASYLDADCHESVLTPIVEILKDYANILIIPRFKEQADIFRGYDNVTIIRPPVDTFSLMKRCDLVIGAGGTMNREAALLGTPVISCYPGKPLSVDKFYIENGLMVRSTDVDEIVNTALRLLVSEKKAKEIKTDDLFRIIVESVYAAANNE, encoded by the coding sequence GTGGTTCGATTGAAGATATGGATTGATATCACAAACGCCCCCCATGTAAGGTTCTTCAGGGATGTGATCACCCACTTCCAGGATGAGGGAGAGGATGTGATCATCACCGCACGGAAGTTCGGGGATATACACAGGCTCATGGACCTCTTTGGATTTGAATTCACATCCATAGGTAAACACGGGGTTACCCTTGATGAGAAACTCATTGAGAGTACAAGGAGGGCTTATGAGCTTTCAAAGTTCATCTCCGAGGAAAAACCGGATGTCGGTCTGTCAAAGCATTCAATCGAACTGCCAAGGGTCACCTTCGGTCTGGGAATCCCCAGCGTATATGTGCTGGATAATGAACATGCCCTGGCAGCAAACAGGCTCACCCTTCCCCTCTGCGATCACATCATCATGCCCGAGGTCATAGACCTCTGGGATATAATGAAGACCGGCGGGGATCCCAACGTGATAACCAGGTACCGGGGCACATCAGAGATCATACACTTCCAGAACTTTGAATACAATGAGAACATCTTTGAGGACCTTGGACTTAAACTTGAAAGGGAGAAGACCATACTGATGAGGCCGGAGCCCTCCCTTGCATCATACCTTGATGCCGACTGCCATGAATCGGTACTCACCCCAATAGTTGAGATACTCAAGGACTATGCCAACATACTCATAATCCCCAGGTTTAAGGAGCAGGCGGATATATTCAGAGGATATGACAACGTGACAATAATCAGGCCCCCGGTTGATACATTCAGCCTCATGAAGAGGTGCGACCTTGTAATCGGTGCCGGGGGGACCATGAACCGTGAAGCAGCACTCCTGGGGACACCTGTGATATCATGTTACCCTGGAAAGCCCCTCTCGGTGGATAAATTTTACATCGAGAACGGTTTGATGGTGAGATCAACCGATGTTGATGAGATTGTTAACACTGCACTGCGGCTCCTTGTATCCGAGAAGAAGGCAAAGGAGATTAAAACAGACGACCTCTTCAGGATAATAGTTGAAAGTGTCTATGCCGCGGCTAATAACGAGTAG
- the hypB gene encoding hydrogenase nickel incorporation protein HypB, with protein MHKIAEVEIQNDILLANRKLAKKNQRRLDRADVFAVDFLGAIGSGKTTLIEKLIENMDRRVAVIAGDVISKFDAGRFEKYGVPVVGLNTGKECHLDAHLVEHGLDDIPLEEVDILFIENVGNLICPVDFDLGSHMRIVVVSSTEGDDTVEKHPLIFREADLVVINKADLADAVGADIDKMVDDVKKLNPDVRVVKTSLKTGEGLQDVIESIEEAMSN; from the coding sequence ATGCACAAGATAGCAGAGGTTGAGATTCAGAATGATATTCTCCTTGCAAACAGAAAACTCGCAAAGAAAAACCAGAGACGCCTTGACAGGGCAGATGTATTCGCGGTCGACTTTCTCGGGGCCATAGGGTCCGGGAAAACAACACTCATCGAGAAGTTAATTGAGAACATGGACCGGAGGGTTGCTGTTATAGCAGGGGACGTTATAAGCAAATTCGACGCAGGAAGATTCGAGAAGTACGGAGTCCCGGTGGTGGGGCTTAACACAGGGAAGGAGTGCCACCTGGACGCACACCTCGTTGAACACGGACTTGATGACATCCCCCTTGAGGAGGTGGACATCCTCTTCATAGAGAACGTGGGAAACCTCATATGTCCCGTTGACTTCGACCTTGGATCCCATATGAGGATTGTTGTTGTGAGTTCAACCGAGGGTGATGACACCGTTGAGAAGCACCCCCTCATATTCAGGGAGGCTGACCTTGTAGTTATAAACAAGGCGGACCTTGCAGATGCCGTGGGGGCTGACATCGATAAGATGGTGGATGATGTTAAAAAACTTAATCCTGATGTCAGGGTAGTTAAAACAAGCCTTAAGACAGGTGAAGGACTTCAGGATGTTATTGAATCAATTGAAGAGGCAATGTCCAATTAA
- the hypA gene encoding hydrogenase maturation nickel metallochaperone HypA produces the protein MHELSMADAIVRTVIDAAEKNDAVEVLEVTVEIGQMTLLNPEQIKFMLDVLSEDTILEGARFNIEVVPVEIECTCGYEGAVDTDELNHLAPVVSCPSCGGHEFHVRAGRECNVKNIKIEKRD, from the coding sequence TTGCATGAACTATCAATGGCCGATGCAATTGTAAGGACAGTTATCGATGCAGCCGAAAAGAATGATGCCGTGGAGGTCCTTGAGGTTACCGTTGAAATCGGCCAGATGACTCTTCTGAACCCGGAACAGATAAAATTCATGCTGGATGTCCTCAGTGAGGACACCATCCTTGAGGGGGCCCGGTTCAACATAGAGGTCGTTCCGGTTGAGATCGAATGCACCTGCGGATATGAGGGTGCTGTGGATACCGATGAACTTAACCATCTGGCCCCTGTGGTGAGCTGTCCCAGCTGCGGAGGCCATGAATTCCATGTTAGGGCTGGAAGGGAGTGTAACGTTAAAAATATAAAGATAGAAAAGAGGGATTAG
- a CDS encoding ribose-phosphate diphosphokinase: MIIGCSASQKLAAKVADLLDDHLCPVETRKFPDGERYIRVKGDVQGEVTVIQSTGHPHDENLMELLFMIKNLRDLGAERVRAVIPYFGYGRQERRFKSGEAVSARIVAELIEAAGADELVTVNLHENCLSEFFSIPVRELSAMPLIADHISGLLDDPVVIAPDRGALGHAREVSGILGCECDYMEKVRLSPEVVETRVKDLDVAGMDAVVVDDIISTGGTIVNAAGILRENQASSITVCCVHPVLVEDALIKIFSAGVDDVIATDTLTSEVSDISVAPLIAGALK, translated from the coding sequence ATGATAATAGGTTGTTCAGCATCGCAGAAACTCGCTGCTAAGGTTGCAGATTTACTTGATGATCATCTATGTCCGGTTGAGACCCGTAAATTCCCTGATGGTGAACGTTACATCAGGGTGAAGGGGGATGTCCAGGGTGAGGTCACGGTTATACAGTCAACAGGGCACCCCCATGATGAGAACCTCATGGAACTCCTGTTCATGATAAAGAACCTCAGGGACCTTGGAGCTGAGCGTGTACGTGCAGTGATACCCTACTTTGGTTACGGGAGGCAGGAGCGGCGCTTCAAGAGCGGGGAGGCGGTTTCTGCAAGGATTGTTGCAGAGCTGATCGAAGCTGCCGGTGCAGATGAACTCGTTACCGTTAACCTCCATGAGAACTGCCTCAGTGAATTCTTCAGCATCCCTGTAAGGGAACTCTCTGCAATGCCCCTCATCGCAGACCACATTTCGGGTCTTCTGGATGACCCTGTTGTGATAGCCCCTGACAGGGGCGCCCTTGGACATGCAAGGGAGGTGAGCGGTATACTTGGCTGTGAATGCGACTATATGGAGAAGGTGCGGCTCTCACCCGAGGTCGTTGAGACCCGTGTGAAGGACCTTGATGTTGCAGGTATGGACGCTGTGGTGGTGGATGATATCATAAGTACAGGTGGCACCATAGTGAACGCTGCCGGTATACTGAGGGAAAACCAGGCATCAAGCATAACCGTCTGCTGCGTCCACCCGGTCCTTGTCGAGGATGCCCTCATAAAGATATTCTCCGCAGGGGTGGACGATGTTATTGCAACGGACACACTGACGTCTGAGGTCAGCGACATCTCTGTGGCTCCACTGATTGCAGGGGCCCTGAAATAA
- the lonB gene encoding ATP-dependent protease LonB has translation MKTTIKNSRVEEKVSYESSDSKKEESQASLSYETSKDINVPERLINQIIGQEEAVETIKKAAEQRRNVLLIGEPGVGKSMLAKAMAELLPRERLQDILVYPNIEDPNNPLIGTVPAGEGRKIVMNHKNKARAQDEKKNLFMMLIISFILVLGFMVQQFLAAIIAAGIVFLAMQQFRPRKTVMVPKLLVNNEGRQVAPFVDATGAHAGALLGDVRHDPYQSGGLGTPAHERVEAGMIHRANKGVLYIDEIGTMKMKTQQELLTAMQEKKYSITGQSETSSGAMVRSQAVPCDFVLVASGNLQVLEGMHPALRSRIRGYGYEVFMKDSMPDTPENRDKLVQFVAQEVEKDGRIPHFSREAIKEIIREAQRRAGKKDSLTLKLRELGGLVRAAGDIAKSRGAEIVEPEDVVEAKKLSRTLEQQIADRYIVQKKKYSVFKSEGGEVGRVNGLAIIGDRSGIILPIAAEAAPAQSKEEGRIIATGKLGEIAREAVQNVSALIKKYTGTDISNYDIHIQFLQAYDGVEGDSASVSVATAVISALEEIPVDQSVALTGSLSIRGDVLPVGGVTGKIEAAAEAGIKKVLIPASNMGDVMIEKKYEDKIEVVPVETLGDVLEHALIGKGKESLLERMQKISDMVPSIIKKPAMH, from the coding sequence ATGAAAACCACCATTAAAAACTCCAGAGTTGAGGAAAAGGTTTCATATGAAAGCAGTGACAGTAAAAAAGAAGAGTCACAGGCATCCCTTTCATATGAAACATCAAAGGATATAAATGTCCCTGAAAGGCTTATAAATCAGATTATAGGTCAGGAAGAGGCAGTCGAGACCATAAAAAAGGCTGCTGAACAGAGACGTAACGTACTTTTAATAGGTGAGCCTGGTGTGGGTAAATCCATGCTTGCAAAGGCAATGGCCGAGCTGCTGCCACGTGAAAGGCTCCAGGACATACTCGTATACCCTAACATAGAGGACCCTAACAACCCCCTCATAGGAACCGTCCCTGCAGGTGAGGGGAGGAAAATCGTAATGAACCATAAGAACAAGGCAAGGGCACAGGATGAGAAGAAGAATCTCTTCATGATGCTCATAATATCCTTCATCCTTGTCCTTGGCTTCATGGTTCAGCAGTTCCTTGCAGCCATCATAGCGGCAGGCATAGTCTTCCTTGCAATGCAGCAGTTCAGGCCAAGGAAAACCGTGATGGTCCCGAAACTCCTGGTGAACAATGAGGGCCGTCAGGTAGCACCCTTCGTGGATGCAACCGGTGCCCATGCCGGCGCCCTCCTGGGGGACGTGAGACACGACCCCTACCAGTCAGGCGGCCTTGGGACACCGGCCCATGAACGTGTGGAGGCAGGGATGATACACAGGGCCAACAAGGGTGTTCTCTACATTGATGAGATAGGCACAATGAAGATGAAGACCCAGCAGGAGCTCCTCACAGCCATGCAGGAGAAGAAATACTCCATCACGGGTCAGAGTGAAACAAGCAGCGGTGCAATGGTCCGTTCGCAGGCAGTACCCTGCGACTTCGTCCTGGTGGCCTCAGGGAACCTCCAGGTACTTGAGGGGATGCACCCCGCCCTCAGATCCAGGATAAGGGGATATGGATACGAGGTTTTCATGAAGGATTCAATGCCCGACACACCTGAAAACAGGGATAAGCTCGTCCAGTTCGTTGCACAGGAAGTTGAAAAGGACGGAAGAATACCCCACTTCAGCAGGGAAGCCATAAAGGAGATAATAAGGGAAGCCCAGAGGAGGGCCGGTAAGAAGGACTCCCTCACACTCAAACTCCGTGAACTCGGCGGCCTTGTGAGGGCAGCTGGTGACATTGCAAAGAGCAGGGGAGCCGAAATCGTTGAACCAGAGGATGTGGTGGAGGCCAAGAAGCTTTCAAGGACCCTTGAACAGCAGATTGCCGACAGGTACATTGTACAGAAGAAAAAATACAGCGTCTTCAAATCAGAGGGCGGCGAGGTCGGCAGGGTTAACGGCCTTGCAATAATCGGTGACCGCAGCGGAATCATACTTCCAATAGCGGCCGAGGCAGCCCCGGCCCAGAGCAAGGAAGAGGGGAGGATCATAGCCACAGGGAAACTCGGTGAGATTGCAAGGGAGGCCGTGCAGAATGTCAGCGCACTCATAAAGAAATACACGGGCACAGACATATCCAACTACGATATACACATACAGTTCCTCCAGGCCTATGACGGTGTGGAGGGTGACAGTGCAAGTGTCTCGGTTGCAACCGCAGTCATATCCGCCCTTGAGGAGATACCAGTGGACCAGTCGGTGGCACTTACAGGGTCACTGAGCATAAGGGGGGATGTGCTCCCTGTTGGTGGAGTTACAGGTAAGATCGAGGCGGCTGCAGAGGCAGGCATAAAGAAGGTCCTCATACCGGCATCCAACATGGGGGATGTTATGATAGAGAAGAAGTATGAGGATAAGATTGAAGTAGTCCCTGTTGAAACCCTCGGGGACGTCCTTGAACACGCCCTCATAGGCAAGGGCAAGGAGAGCCTCCTTGAAAGAATGCAGAAGATAAGTGACATGGTGCCCTCAATAATTAAGAAGCCCGCCATGCACTGA
- a CDS encoding PAS domain S-box protein, whose translation MRDYRARGEHELAGKVFETVSLRADGTEFPVEMSLNPSRSQGRLFLTSIIRDISERKKMELEVLEREEQFRDLFENANDMIQAVTPDGKFLYVNRAWKKTLGYTEGELENLTIFDVIHPDKVDECRELFRRVMSGENIPIIETAFITADGEKVFVEGNVNVKMSNGTVEYSRAIFRDVTERMKFQRELERMASIVESAGDAIVSYDLDGRIMDWNRGAEEIYGYGADEIKGKNVSILMDDEEFERLRCLIEEVKSGGVVSNFEAKRIRSDGETIWVSISMSPLRDFEGNIIGVSTIARDITEIKRTEEALRASEEKYRKIVEKFIQNALALISEINR comes from the coding sequence ATGAGGGACTACAGGGCCCGGGGCGAACATGAACTGGCAGGCAAGGTCTTTGAAACCGTCTCATTAAGGGCGGACGGGACAGAGTTCCCTGTTGAGATGAGCCTCAACCCCTCAAGAAGTCAGGGGAGACTCTTTCTAACTTCAATCATAAGGGACATCTCAGAAAGAAAAAAGATGGAACTTGAGGTCCTTGAAAGGGAGGAACAGTTCAGGGACCTCTTTGAGAATGCCAATGACATGATACAGGCCGTTACCCCTGATGGAAAATTTTTATACGTTAACAGGGCATGGAAGAAGACCCTCGGCTACACTGAAGGTGAACTTGAGAACCTGACAATCTTTGATGTGATACACCCTGATAAGGTGGATGAGTGCCGTGAACTCTTCAGGAGGGTCATGTCAGGCGAGAACATCCCAATCATTGAGACGGCCTTCATAACAGCTGATGGCGAGAAGGTATTCGTTGAGGGTAACGTCAATGTTAAGATGAGTAACGGGACCGTGGAGTACAGCAGGGCAATATTCAGGGATGTTACAGAGAGGATGAAGTTTCAGAGGGAACTTGAAAGGATGGCATCCATTGTTGAATCTGCAGGGGATGCGATTGTCAGCTATGACCTTGATGGCAGGATAATGGACTGGAACAGGGGTGCTGAAGAGATATACGGTTACGGTGCAGATGAGATTAAGGGAAAAAATGTCTCCATCCTCATGGATGATGAGGAGTTTGAAAGGCTCAGGTGCCTCATTGAGGAGGTGAAATCTGGCGGAGTGGTTTCAAACTTCGAAGCAAAACGTATAAGGAGTGATGGTGAGACGATCTGGGTCTCAATTTCCATGTCACCCCTCAGGGATTTTGAGGGTAACATAATTGGCGTTTCCACCATTGCAAGGGATATAACAGAGATTAAGAGGACCGAGGAGGCCCTCAGGGCAAGTGAGGAGAAGTACAGGAAGATAGTTGAAAAGTTCATACAGAACGCCCTTGCCCTGATATCTGAGATTAACCGCTGA
- a CDS encoding PAS domain-containing protein — protein MEVYEMSNDSAEVLSSDELLSIFKTVIMNSPDGIITVNEDGVIIFSNPSADRMLGYETLMGKKLMS, from the coding sequence ATGGAGGTTTATGAGATGTCCAATGATTCTGCTGAAGTTCTATCATCCGATGAGTTACTATCAATCTTTAAGACCGTTATAATGAACAGCCCCGACGGGATAATCACGGTCAACGAGGACGGGGTTATTATCTTCTCAAATCCATCTGCAGATAGAATGTTAGGCTATGAAACCCTCATGGGTAAAAAATTGATGTCATAG
- the cobQ gene encoding cobyric acid synthase CobQ, which yields MSSRCIMVQGTSSSAGKSVLVAALCRIFSRRGYRVAPFKSQNMSLNSFTTSENREIAIAQVLQAEAAGIEPSHHMNPVLLKPKEDFTSQVIVHGRPVGNMNFNEYQVDFRGTALEAIKESLEYLKSRYDLIVIEGAGSPAEINMRDRDLANMEIAHLADADVILVADIDRGGVFASIAGTFMLLDERDRSRIKGVVINKFRGNLDILMPGIERIEEITGVPVLGVLPYDEALRLPEEDSASLADRKYRGKGKIKVGVIRLPRISNFTDIDPLEYEEDVSVKLIEAGDSLHNLDAIIIPGTRNTIKDLIHLHETGLAHEIMELSQDIPVFGICGGFQMLGRRVVDDGGHESAHGTVEGLGLLDCETVFTGDGKIISQSHGEIIGGGLFHGLGGETVEGYELHEGTTVLGDVKPLIRVEKGSGNLRDGGFDGAVDGNVAGTYFHGIFHNFRFRRYFTNILREQRGLEPLDYDRDDFRDSRRFSLDRLAEIVENNMDLSPVEELLKN from the coding sequence ATGAGTTCAAGGTGTATAATGGTTCAGGGCACATCATCCAGTGCAGGTAAAAGCGTCCTTGTCGCCGCCCTCTGCCGCATATTCTCAAGGAGAGGGTATCGTGTAGCCCCCTTCAAATCCCAGAACATGTCACTCAATTCATTCACAACCTCCGAGAACCGGGAGATAGCAATAGCCCAGGTCCTTCAGGCTGAAGCAGCTGGCATAGAGCCATCACATCACATGAACCCGGTGCTCCTCAAGCCCAAGGAGGACTTCACATCCCAGGTCATAGTTCATGGGAGGCCGGTAGGGAACATGAACTTCAATGAATACCAGGTGGACTTCAGGGGAACAGCCCTTGAAGCCATAAAGGAGTCCCTTGAATACCTGAAGTCCAGGTATGACCTCATTGTAATTGAGGGTGCGGGTTCTCCTGCAGAGATAAACATGAGGGACAGGGACCTTGCCAACATGGAGATAGCCCACCTTGCAGATGCAGATGTCATCCTTGTTGCGGATATAGACCGTGGAGGTGTCTTCGCATCCATTGCAGGAACATTCATGCTCCTTGATGAACGTGACAGGTCAAGGATAAAGGGTGTTGTTATAAACAAATTCAGGGGCAACCTGGACATCCTCATGCCCGGTATTGAAAGGATAGAGGAGATTACAGGTGTCCCTGTCCTAGGTGTCCTGCCCTACGATGAGGCCCTCAGACTCCCTGAGGAGGATTCAGCATCCCTGGCAGACAGGAAATATCGCGGGAAGGGAAAAATAAAGGTTGGTGTCATCAGGCTCCCCCGGATATCGAACTTCACGGACATCGACCCCCTTGAATATGAAGAGGATGTCTCAGTGAAACTCATCGAGGCCGGTGACAGCCTCCACAACCTGGATGCCATCATAATCCCCGGGACCCGGAACACCATAAAAGACCTCATCCACCTCCATGAGACGGGCCTTGCCCATGAAATCATGGAACTGAGCCAGGATATACCGGTATTCGGTATATGTGGCGGGTTTCAGATGCTCGGCAGACGAGTGGTTGATGATGGTGGCCATGAATCAGCCCATGGAACCGTGGAGGGACTTGGCCTCCTTGACTGTGAAACCGTCTTTACAGGGGATGGTAAGATAATCTCACAGAGCCACGGTGAAATCATTGGGGGAGGCCTCTTCCATGGTCTGGGGGGTGAAACCGTTGAGGGCTATGAGCTTCATGAGGGCACCACAGTTCTGGGTGACGTGAAACCCCTTATAAGGGTGGAGAAGGGTTCAGGGAACCTGCGTGACGGCGGCTTTGATGGTGCCGTTGATGGAAATGTTGCGGGAACCTACTTCCATGGCATATTCCATAACTTCAGGTTCAGGAGGTACTTCACAAACATCCTCAGGGAGCAGAGGGGCCTGGAACCCCTTGACTATGACAGGGATGATTTCAGGGACTCCCGGAGGTTCTCCCTTGACAGACTGGCTGAGATAGTGGAGAACAACATGGACCTCTCACCCGTTGAGGAGCTCCTTAAAAATTAA
- a CDS encoding DASS family sodium-coupled anion symporter, with protein sequence MKNTVKGGNSTDTKKGFILSILIALAVYIIPMPGLKASGHAALSLLVFAVSMWATEALPLPVTSLIILFAQPLMGVESFENAVIGFANPIIFLMIGGFIMAEAIRKSGLAQRFTYYLLGRLGASPERGLMVSIFSTGILSAWIENVVAFAMLLPIIKEIVDLMGCRDPQHGRSNYAKAMILGASFGSLAGGFGTEIGTAPNLMAAAYTGIPFLNWMIFGLPLSLVMLAVIWFLLMRIFPAEVKAIENIQELIGDRVQGLGAMGRQEKLSAAILLFAIFLWVTASWTGINSYSVSLIAAVMFISSGVITWKDAQKNIDWGLIIFFGGALSLGSALLKTGAAAWLINDIVRMLGSSPPVLLVMLLLMTVAVLITQVMSNIALSAILVPLSVTLAAAQGQPAGIYAVPVAIACSLSFMLPMADPTVAMAYGTGYVKLRDIPRAGIPLIIVGVILTVLVITTLATPFLG encoded by the coding sequence ATGAAAAATACTGTTAAGGGAGGTAATAGCACGGATACAAAGAAAGGATTTATCCTCAGCATTCTAATTGCACTTGCAGTTTATATAATACCCATGCCTGGTCTGAAGGCCTCAGGACATGCGGCTTTATCGCTTCTTGTTTTTGCGGTTTCAATGTGGGCAACCGAGGCCCTGCCACTCCCTGTAACCTCACTGATAATACTCTTTGCTCAGCCACTTATGGGTGTTGAGAGCTTTGAAAATGCGGTTATAGGCTTTGCGAACCCCATAATCTTCCTGATGATAGGCGGATTCATAATGGCTGAGGCCATAAGAAAGAGCGGTCTTGCCCAGCGCTTCACATATTACCTCCTGGGGAGACTTGGAGCCTCCCCTGAGAGGGGCCTCATGGTAAGCATATTCTCAACCGGTATCCTCTCTGCATGGATTGAAAACGTTGTTGCCTTTGCAATGCTGCTGCCCATCATAAAGGAGATAGTTGACCTCATGGGGTGCAGGGATCCCCAGCATGGAAGGAGTAACTATGCAAAGGCCATGATACTCGGAGCATCCTTCGGATCCCTTGCAGGGGGCTTCGGGACAGAGATAGGAACAGCACCCAACCTCATGGCAGCCGCATACACAGGAATACCCTTCCTTAACTGGATGATCTTCGGGTTACCACTGTCCCTGGTCATGCTGGCCGTTATATGGTTCCTACTGATGAGAATATTCCCCGCAGAAGTAAAGGCCATTGAGAACATCCAGGAACTCATCGGCGACAGGGTTCAGGGACTTGGAGCAATGGGCAGACAGGAAAAACTCAGTGCAGCCATCCTGCTTTTCGCAATATTCCTCTGGGTTACGGCATCCTGGACAGGGATTAACAGCTACTCTGTTTCACTCATCGCCGCGGTCATGTTCATATCATCCGGTGTGATAACCTGGAAGGATGCCCAGAAGAACATTGACTGGGGCCTCATAATATTCTTTGGCGGCGCCCTCTCCCTGGGAAGCGCCCTTCTAAAGACAGGGGCTGCCGCATGGCTTATCAATGACATTGTAAGGATGCTGGGCTCCAGTCCACCAGTCCTCCTGGTCATGCTGCTGCTGATGACCGTGGCGGTACTCATAACCCAGGTGATGTCAAACATAGCACTCTCAGCCATACTCGTACCCCTTTCCGTGACCCTTGCAGCTGCACAGGGACAGCCAGCAGGAATATACGCCGTTCCGGTTGCAATAGCATGTTCACTCTCATTCATGCTCCCGATGGCGGATCCAACAGTTGCAATGGCATACGGTACAGGATACGTTAAGCTGAGGGACATTCCAAGGGCAGGGATACCCCTAATAATTGTAGGCGTCATACTTACGGTGCTTGTCATAACGACACTTGCAACTCCATTCCTGGGATGA
- a CDS encoding heparan-alpha-glucosaminide N-acetyltransferase encodes MVNEMNGGKRFVEVDALRGIAVIMMVAYHALFDLDFFSVTEIDMSSPPLWLAGRLTAFLFIFIAGLSLSLSHSRRILEEDASFSAYLNRGLRIFGYGLIITLATWIYPGDGVILFGVLHFIGAGIILSYPFMGKPWLALMAASLSIAAGMILSGFRADYPWLLWAGLRPHSFYSLDYFPLFPWLGVMLTGMSAGDVLYRGYRRRFDLDTGALPLSKPALLGRNSLKIYFIHQPVIIMIILVLNSFR; translated from the coding sequence ATGGTTAATGAGATGAATGGGGGAAAAAGATTTGTTGAGGTCGATGCCCTGAGGGGAATCGCTGTCATTATGATGGTGGCATATCATGCACTCTTTGACCTCGATTTCTTTTCAGTAACAGAGATAGACATGTCATCGCCACCTCTATGGCTTGCAGGGAGGCTGACAGCATTCCTCTTCATATTCATCGCAGGCCTCTCACTGAGCCTGAGCCATTCCCGCCGGATCCTTGAGGAAGATGCATCGTTCAGTGCCTACCTTAATCGGGGACTCAGGATTTTCGGGTACGGCCTCATAATAACCCTTGCAACATGGATATACCCAGGGGATGGTGTGATACTATTCGGGGTCCTCCACTTCATCGGAGCCGGGATTATACTCTCATACCCCTTTATGGGAAAACCATGGTTAGCCCTCATGGCAGCCTCTCTGTCCATCGCAGCTGGAATGATCCTCTCAGGTTTCAGGGCGGATTATCCATGGCTTTTATGGGCGGGGCTGAGACCACATAGCTTCTACAGCCTTGATTACTTTCCACTCTTTCCCTGGCTGGGCGTCATGCTGACCGGGATGAGTGCAGGGGATGTCCTTTACAGGGGATACAGAAGAAGATTTGACCTGGACACAGGGGCATTGCCCCTCAGCAAACCCGCACTTCTTGGCAGAAACTCTCTGAAAATCTATTTTATCCATCAACCGGTTATAATAATGATTATATTGGTATTAAACAGTTTTAGATAA